The following are from one region of the Vitis riparia cultivar Riparia Gloire de Montpellier isolate 1030 chromosome 14, EGFV_Vit.rip_1.0, whole genome shotgun sequence genome:
- the LOC117930965 gene encoding uncharacterized protein LOC117930965, producing MGSPVITPEDVLESLMNDGTIDAIRLKIINQLKANEELKNSTIKMAEQSKVLNTPGAEKQTKRELFDALRQELETPALEKASKSVWELILDNNGLGKEISETVERVFCRLSGREAPLFPEPNIEAQPGKENEKGKAKENENENENRKENSGSTSKKRSFAEMNSEGGADEVASKSRDPPSAPEDFTKPPSPSSMT from the exons ATGGGTTCTCCAGTGATAACTCCGGAAGATGTGCTAGAGTCGCTGATGAATGACGGCACGATTGATGCTATCAGATTGAAGATCATCAATCAACTCAAAGCTAAT GAAGAGCTGAAGAATTCCACTATTAAGATGGCAGAGCAGAGTAAAGTTCTTAACACTCCTGGAGCAGAGAAACAGACCAAGCGGGAGCTTTTTGATGCACTTCGGCAGGAACTTGA AACCCCAGCACTTGAGAAGGCATCTAAATCAGTTTGGGAGTTGATTCTGGACAATAACGGGCTGGGCAAGGAAATAAGCGAAACAGTTGAACGAGTTTTCTGTCGATTAAGTGGCCGTGAAGCTCCATTATTTCCTGAACCAAATATTGAAGCGCAGCCAggaaaagagaatgaaaaaggaaaagcaaaagaaaatgaaaacgaAAACGAAAATAGAAAGGAGAATTCAGGTTCCACATCAAAGAAAAGGAGCTTTGCTGAGATGAACAGTGAAGGGGGAGCTGATGaagtagcaagcaaatctaGGGATCCTCCATCTGCTCCTGAAGATTTTACTAAACCACCTTCACCAAGTTCAATGACATAA
- the LOC117929928 gene encoding uncharacterized protein LOC117929928 isoform X1 encodes MAGEDRWFNGRLPPAPPEGGGDNNGVFGDPNIPLSGFSHPVSGFQSSGSGFSSTFSGQTNNFGSYSGLPNSFSTFSGDASHGVAFKRIKLADSNYQPAGHHPVFQEGVGNMVENPNPLGLTLRKTSSLLNLIETSLAKKKRTYSELNQGSDYLNQYRIQPKRHNFVLPQSSEKLKATNFPALLLQIGSWVRESRYEGHLIAKCYYSKRKLVWEILEGSLKKKIEIQWSDISALRTICIENDPTILELELKNQPQYFGETNPQPRKHTLWQRIPDFTGGQAPVYRRHLLKFPPGVLGKQFEKLLQCDNRLYTLSLEPFPNFSYPFFPPSNNNELNFSKGHRPEKAPRLLLSPSSNPTSLAPAQPLQTFKQTSVQPAGSWDSTSPMSVMEFSPIDETGNNHGAKKPKAAFWGQGVSMVTGNTVSGFSGRGEVQGIPYIVPAIQANQDYGLQDCQAPNHSQNEELGGLDGRDLFMRNGDEHLLDDTQAACSDEETLLAKVRSMGSLIQPEQQVQPADGNNRNEMGFGEDINRAEEPVQPAVADQNPLEKSDNERELNMTNEQFLLLSEMQYAPELLASPQFVSQTTNTDLGQEIVPAHELLANPQFVSQNTNMEFRQETVPRNHFPVFIENQQPNFQTVHWVPRPPNHLVLSQENQLILNAPPPQVLGENQMMHFEGNNNLIASQFLNENELMQHNCSGPSYPYNFPGTEGNNFGNINGGNQYWG; translated from the exons ATGGCTGGAGAAGATAGGTGGTTTAATGGGAGGCTTCCCCCTGCACCTCCTGAAGGTGGAGGGGATAACAATGGTGTTTTTGGTGATCCTAACATCCCCTTGTCCGGATTTTCTCATCCTGTTTCTGGGTTTCAGAGCTCTGGTTCAGGGTTTTCTAGTACCTTTTCTGGGCAAACGAACAACTTTGGATCCTACTCCGGCCTCCCAAACTCCTTCTCCACGTTTTCTGGGGATGCCAGCCATGGAGTTGCCTTCAAGAGGATCAAGCTCGCAGACTCCAATTATCAGCCCGCGGGTCATCACCCCGTTTTTCAG GAGGGAGTGGGAAACATGGTGGAAAATCCAAATCCTCTCGGTTTAACATTGAGAAAAACCAGCTCTCTTCTGAACTTAATCGAAACGAGTTTAGCCAAGAAAAAAAGGACCTACTCAGAGCTGAATCAAGGATCTGATTACCTGAACCAGTACAGAATTCAACCAAAAAGACACAACTTTGTTCTTCCACAATCCTCAGAGAAGTTGAAGGCTACAAACTTCCCTGCACTACTACTCCAAATTGGAAGTTGGGTG AGGGAATCCAGGTATGAAGGCCATCTGATAGCAAAATGCTACTACTCCAAGAGAAAACTAGTGTGGGAAATCCTGGAGGGCAGTCTCAAAAAGAAGATAGAAATACAATGGTCAGATATTTCGGCCCTGAGAACAATCTGCATCGAAAATGATCCAACCATTCTTGAGCTTGAG TTAAAAAATCAACCTCAGTACTTTGGAGAGACAAATCCTCAGCCTAGAAAGCATACTCTTTGGCAAAGGATTCCTGATTTCACTGGAGGACAAGCCCCCGTTTACAG AAGGCATTTGCTCAAGTTCCCTCCAGGAGTGCTTGGCAAACAATTTGAGAAGCTTCTGCAATGTGATAATCGGCTATACACCTTGAGCCTAGAGCCTTTTCCTAATTTTTCATATCCTTTCTTCCCACCAAGCAACAACAATGAACTAAATTTCAGTAAGGGACATAGGCCAGAGAAAGCCCCCAGGCTGCTTCTTTCTCCTTCAAGTAACCCGACATCTTTAGCTCCTGCTCAGCCCCTGCAAACATTCAAGCAAACATCTGTACAGCCTGCTGGTAGCTGGGACTCAACTTCCCCAATGTCAG TTATGGAATTTTCACCTATAGATGAGACCGGCAACAACCATGGAGCTAAAAAGCCAAAGGCTGCATTCTGGGGACAAGGGGTGAGCATGGTGACTGGCAACACTGTGAGTGGTTTCTCAGGAAGAGGTGAGGTTCAAGGGATACCATATATTGTTCCTGCAATCCAAGCCAATCAAGACTATGGATTGCAAGACTGTCAGGCACCGAATCATTCTCAGAACGAAGAATTGGGGGGGCTTGATGGAAGAGATCTGTTTATGCGCAATGGGGACGAGCACTTGCTAGATGACACACAAGCTGCGTGTTCTGATGAGGAAACACTCCTTGCTAAGGTCAGGTCCATGGGTTCACTGATCCAGCCAGAACAGCAAGTGCAGCCAGCGGATGGTAACAATAGAAATGAAATGGGGTTTGGCGAAGACATAAACCGAGCTGAGGAGCCAGTTCAGCCTGCTGTTGCAGACCAGAATCCACTCGAGAAGAGTGATAATGAAAGGGAGCTTAATATGACAAATGAACAATTCCTTCTGCTTAGTGAAATGCAGTATGCACCTGAACTGCTCGCAAGTCCACAGTTCGTTTCGCAAACTACGAACACGGATCTTGGGCAAGAAATAGTTCCAGCGCATGAGCTGCTCGCAAATCCACAGTTTGTTTCTCAAAATACGAACATGGAATTCAGGCAAGAAACAGTCCCAAGGAACCATTTTCCTGTTTTCATTGAGAATCAGCAGCCCAACTTTCAGACTGTCCATTGGGTGCCTCGGCCTCCCAATCACTTGGTACTTTCCCAAGAAAATCAGCTGATATTAAATGCTCCTCCACCTCAAGTTTTAGGTGAGAATCAGATGATGCATTTTGAGGGAAACAACAACTTGATAGCTTCTCAGTTCTTGAATGAGAATGAGCTGATGCAACACAACTGCTCAGGACCTTCCTATCCTTACAACTTTCCAGGCACAGAAGGGAATAATTTTGGTAATATTAATGGGGGGAATCAGTATTGGGGATGA
- the LOC117929928 gene encoding uncharacterized protein LOC117929928 isoform X2: MAGEDRWFNGRLPPAPPEGGGDNNGVFGDPNIPLSGFSHPVSGFQSSGSGFSSTFSGQTNNFGSYSGLPNSFSTFSGDASHGVAFKRIKLADSNYQPAGHHPVFQEGVGNMVENPNPLGLTLRKTSSLLNLIETSLAKKKRTYSELNQGSDYLNQYRIQPKRHNFVLPQSSEKLKATNFPALLLQIGSWVRESRYEGHLIAKCYYSKRKLVWEILEGSLKKKIEIQWSDISALRTICIENDPTILELELKNQPQYFGETNPQPRKHTLWQRIPDFTGGQAPVYRRHLLKFPPGVLGKQFEKLLQCDNRLYTLSLEPFPNFSYPFFPPSNNNELNFSKGHRPEKAPRLLLSPSSNPTSLAPAQPLQTFKQTSVQPAGSWDSTSPMSDETGNNHGAKKPKAAFWGQGVSMVTGNTVSGFSGRGEVQGIPYIVPAIQANQDYGLQDCQAPNHSQNEELGGLDGRDLFMRNGDEHLLDDTQAACSDEETLLAKVRSMGSLIQPEQQVQPADGNNRNEMGFGEDINRAEEPVQPAVADQNPLEKSDNERELNMTNEQFLLLSEMQYAPELLASPQFVSQTTNTDLGQEIVPAHELLANPQFVSQNTNMEFRQETVPRNHFPVFIENQQPNFQTVHWVPRPPNHLVLSQENQLILNAPPPQVLGENQMMHFEGNNNLIASQFLNENELMQHNCSGPSYPYNFPGTEGNNFGNINGGNQYWG; the protein is encoded by the exons ATGGCTGGAGAAGATAGGTGGTTTAATGGGAGGCTTCCCCCTGCACCTCCTGAAGGTGGAGGGGATAACAATGGTGTTTTTGGTGATCCTAACATCCCCTTGTCCGGATTTTCTCATCCTGTTTCTGGGTTTCAGAGCTCTGGTTCAGGGTTTTCTAGTACCTTTTCTGGGCAAACGAACAACTTTGGATCCTACTCCGGCCTCCCAAACTCCTTCTCCACGTTTTCTGGGGATGCCAGCCATGGAGTTGCCTTCAAGAGGATCAAGCTCGCAGACTCCAATTATCAGCCCGCGGGTCATCACCCCGTTTTTCAG GAGGGAGTGGGAAACATGGTGGAAAATCCAAATCCTCTCGGTTTAACATTGAGAAAAACCAGCTCTCTTCTGAACTTAATCGAAACGAGTTTAGCCAAGAAAAAAAGGACCTACTCAGAGCTGAATCAAGGATCTGATTACCTGAACCAGTACAGAATTCAACCAAAAAGACACAACTTTGTTCTTCCACAATCCTCAGAGAAGTTGAAGGCTACAAACTTCCCTGCACTACTACTCCAAATTGGAAGTTGGGTG AGGGAATCCAGGTATGAAGGCCATCTGATAGCAAAATGCTACTACTCCAAGAGAAAACTAGTGTGGGAAATCCTGGAGGGCAGTCTCAAAAAGAAGATAGAAATACAATGGTCAGATATTTCGGCCCTGAGAACAATCTGCATCGAAAATGATCCAACCATTCTTGAGCTTGAG TTAAAAAATCAACCTCAGTACTTTGGAGAGACAAATCCTCAGCCTAGAAAGCATACTCTTTGGCAAAGGATTCCTGATTTCACTGGAGGACAAGCCCCCGTTTACAG AAGGCATTTGCTCAAGTTCCCTCCAGGAGTGCTTGGCAAACAATTTGAGAAGCTTCTGCAATGTGATAATCGGCTATACACCTTGAGCCTAGAGCCTTTTCCTAATTTTTCATATCCTTTCTTCCCACCAAGCAACAACAATGAACTAAATTTCAGTAAGGGACATAGGCCAGAGAAAGCCCCCAGGCTGCTTCTTTCTCCTTCAAGTAACCCGACATCTTTAGCTCCTGCTCAGCCCCTGCAAACATTCAAGCAAACATCTGTACAGCCTGCTGGTAGCTGGGACTCAACTTCCCCAATGTCAG ATGAGACCGGCAACAACCATGGAGCTAAAAAGCCAAAGGCTGCATTCTGGGGACAAGGGGTGAGCATGGTGACTGGCAACACTGTGAGTGGTTTCTCAGGAAGAGGTGAGGTTCAAGGGATACCATATATTGTTCCTGCAATCCAAGCCAATCAAGACTATGGATTGCAAGACTGTCAGGCACCGAATCATTCTCAGAACGAAGAATTGGGGGGGCTTGATGGAAGAGATCTGTTTATGCGCAATGGGGACGAGCACTTGCTAGATGACACACAAGCTGCGTGTTCTGATGAGGAAACACTCCTTGCTAAGGTCAGGTCCATGGGTTCACTGATCCAGCCAGAACAGCAAGTGCAGCCAGCGGATGGTAACAATAGAAATGAAATGGGGTTTGGCGAAGACATAAACCGAGCTGAGGAGCCAGTTCAGCCTGCTGTTGCAGACCAGAATCCACTCGAGAAGAGTGATAATGAAAGGGAGCTTAATATGACAAATGAACAATTCCTTCTGCTTAGTGAAATGCAGTATGCACCTGAACTGCTCGCAAGTCCACAGTTCGTTTCGCAAACTACGAACACGGATCTTGGGCAAGAAATAGTTCCAGCGCATGAGCTGCTCGCAAATCCACAGTTTGTTTCTCAAAATACGAACATGGAATTCAGGCAAGAAACAGTCCCAAGGAACCATTTTCCTGTTTTCATTGAGAATCAGCAGCCCAACTTTCAGACTGTCCATTGGGTGCCTCGGCCTCCCAATCACTTGGTACTTTCCCAAGAAAATCAGCTGATATTAAATGCTCCTCCACCTCAAGTTTTAGGTGAGAATCAGATGATGCATTTTGAGGGAAACAACAACTTGATAGCTTCTCAGTTCTTGAATGAGAATGAGCTGATGCAACACAACTGCTCAGGACCTTCCTATCCTTACAACTTTCCAGGCACAGAAGGGAATAATTTTGGTAATATTAATGGGGGGAATCAGTATTGGGGATGA
- the LOC117930964 gene encoding peptide chain release factor PrfB2, chloroplastic, with protein MGMASGCNVSKKKISGFSSYLLQTLKNPPGFSSKYPPLSGLNSKRHIFWASTHEFPQNIYGFSSYVIQTMESPLGCHKDFVSQSRNFSSSNSNKVVLCSGYGFLGKNMTRFSSVMMETSINPSGFHQVSGNSRWVRQFGSQAAAEASTSDGLTVEGIIANQWPILDESESDWKSHAAAIALSIHLIKKRLQWKKLVVRLDVLSAQLNKPDLWDNPVHAGKISREHGMLMGKMKGVKNLEQELLEHIDMVKLAREENDPELESESLKALLGMRRNSKEKELEALLAGDHDSCSCYIEVQAGAGGTESMDWAAMVMQMYKMWAQRRGYGVTVVDEMPGEIAGIKRATIKVDGEYSFGYAKAEVGVHRLVRISPFDSGKRRHTSFAAVAVIPILGDASSHVQINESDLRIERFRAGGAGGQHVNTTESAVRIVHIPTGVTATCQNERSQHQNKASAMAVLQSRLDQLEISRQAQINAQHTQSLTDISWGNQIRTYVLHPYRMVKDLRTNYEVSDPDSVLEGDLDGFILSYLSASLDKDEGEGGI; from the exons ATGGGTATGGCTTCTGGATGTAACGTTTCGAAGAAGAAGATATCTGGGTTCTCTTCATATTTGCTTCAAACATTGAAAAACCCACCTGGGTTTAGCTCGAAGTATCCTCCATTATCGGGCTTGAACTCAAAAAGACATATTTTTTGGGCTTCCACACATGAATTTCCGCAGAATATTTATGGGTTTTCTTCATATGTGATTCAAACAATGGAAAGCCCACTCGGGTGTCATAAAGATTTCGTATCACAGTCTCGAAATTTCTCAAGTTCGAATTCGAACAAGGTGGTCTTGTGTTCCGGGTATGGTTTTTTGGGGAAGAACATGACTAGGTTCTCTTCAGTTATGATGGAAACCTCGATAAACCCATCTGGGTTTCATCAAGTTTCAGGCAATTCCAGGTGGGTTAGGCAGTTTGGTTCTCAGGCGGCCGCAGAAGCCTCGACCTCAGATGGCCTTACGGTGGAAGGAATAATTGCTAATCAGTGGCCAATTCTTGATGAAAGTGAAAGCGATTGGAAGAGTCATGCTGCTGCAATTGCTCTGTCCATTCATCTGATCAAGAAGCGCCTACAG TGGAAGAAATTGGTGGTTAGGTTGGACGTATTATCTGCTCAGTTGAATAAGCCAGACTTATGGGACAACCCTGTTCATGCTGGGAAGATAAGCCGAGAGCATGGTATGCTCATGGGTAAAATGAAGGGGGTGAAGAATTTGGAGCAAGAGCTGCTTGAGCATATTGACATGGTAAAGCTCGCCCGAGAAGAGAATGATCCAGAGTTGGAATCG GAATCCTTGAAAGCTTTGCTTGGAATGAGAAGAAATTCGAAGGAGAAAGAACTTGAAGCTTTGTTAGCCGGGGATCATGATTCTTGCTCTTGTTACATTGAG GTTCAAGCTGGTGCTGGGGGTACAGAGAGCATGGACTGGGCTGCAATGGTCATGCAGATGTATAAAATGTGGGCTCAGCGCCGTGGATATGGAGTCACTGTAGTGGATGAAATGCCTGGTGAGATTGCAGGAATCAAG CGAGCAACAATAAAAGTAGATGGTGAATATTCATTTGGGTATGCCAAAGCAGAAGTAGGAGTGCACAGGTTGGTACGTATCTCACCATTTGACAGTGGAAAGCGTCGGCATACTTCATTTGCTGCTGTGGCTGTGATTCCGATTCTGGGTGATGCATCTTCTCATGTTCAAATTAATGAATCTGATCTTCGTATTGAGCGGTTTCGTGCTGGGGGAGCTGGTGGCCAGCATGTTAACACTACTGAGAGTGCTGTGAGAATCGTTCACATTCCTACAGGAGTCACTGCTACTTGTCAAAATGAAAG ATCACAACACCAGAACAAGGCTTCAGCCATGGCTGTGCTTCAGTCCCGACTCGACCAGCTTGAGATCTCTCGCCAGGCTCAGATCAATGCTCAGCATACCCAGTCTCTCACCGACATCAGTTGGGGCAACCAGATACGAACCTATGTCCTCCAT CCTTATCGGATGGTCAAGGATCTTAGAACCAATTATGAGGTTTCAGACCCTGATTCGGTCCTGGAGGGGGATCTTGACGGCTTCATCCTGAGCTATTTGTCGGCTTCCTTGGACAAGGATGAGGGTGAAGGTggcatttaa